From a single Pieris napi chromosome 7, ilPieNapi1.2, whole genome shotgun sequence genomic region:
- the LOC125051152 gene encoding uncharacterized protein LOC125051152 has protein sequence MDKEAKKLKQTITNTNKPRVASLDVSRCKSPVARYSDAPVTNTDAPSRAASGTPKERAAAGVAPIRAALRPVPNPMESRKPPHKDVTTAAARLAASVEPKMATPDDDTALSASEGGASAARAMRQTEAATEGTSSALTTTMDMSALKTAIQEPTFKMVVSNSKRRRHRRAIRATEQQKLVTGAPRPPVKPGTAPAVTTVERGGKRTPKPKRSTAAPVPSCSGCGKGLKSSKSNQSTKGQKRDRPEETVTPTGESKRVKPNKPQTVEGTSASYAEAAASYKANELCVAVMTEPFVDMTQEQADNIRLQIEGKIQVELLADLDATLTTEPNDIRFRGKAHFSDGVLKTWCEDTYTLGWLTGTCDVITNPVPDTRLVVRPQSAIPNRIPCLLHVPDYSGNTETLRKLITRQNRHLNIRSWTLTHERRTQDPTGVSLFFRVPEFEISKIKEHNRRLYYLMGNIYIRILDRDEPSQVANAPPTAASTSGVASSGPGLPTSLTGAASVTGAHVPMEVATQPPSPVQLTSDDELFQETGGSEFSDSCLRSSPSPN, from the coding sequence ATGGATAAAGAGgcaaaaaaacttaaacaaaCTATCACAAACACCAACAAACCCAGGGTTGCGTCGTTGGACGTGTCGCGGTGCAAGTCACCAGTGGCGCGATACTCTGATGCCCCTGTCACAAACACCGATGCACCCTCACGGGCAGCGTCCGGGACCCCAAAAGAGAGGGCAGCGGCTGGGGTTGCACCAATCCGGGCTGCACTCCGGCCCGTACCCAATCCGATGGAATCCCGTAAACCACCGCACAAGGATGTGACCACTGCTGCGGCCAGGTTGGCTGCGTCGGTCGAGCCAAAGATGGCAACTCCGGACGATGATACAGCACTGTCTGCGTCTGAAGGGGGTGCTTCCGCGGCAAGAGCGATGCGGCAGACCGAGGCTGCGACGGAGGGCACGTCCAGTGCACTAACCACGACCATGGATATGTCGGCCCTGAAGACCGCAATTCAGGAGCCGACTTTCAAAATGGTCGTTAGCAACTCTAAAAGGCGACGGCACAGGAGAGCCATAAGGGCGACGGAACAGCAGAAGCTGGTCACCGGCGCTCCGAGGCCACCTGTGAAACCTGGAACTGCCCCCGCTGTAACCACAGTTGAGAGAGGCGGGAAAAGGACACCGAAGCCTAAAAGATCCACTGCTGCGCCCGTGCCTAGCTGCTCTGGGTGCGGCAAGGGACTAAAGAGTTCAAAATCAAACCAATCCACGAAGGGCCAGAAGCGCGACCGGCCTGAGGAAACAGTAACACCGACTGGGGAAAGTAAAAGGGTCAAACCCAACAAACCCCAGACGGTGGAAGGGACCTCGGCCAGTTACGCGGAAGCGGCAGCATCATACAAAGCTAACGAGCTTTGTGTTGCCGTGATGACTGAGCCTTTTGTGGATATGACACAGGAACAGGCGGATAACATCCGTCTACAAATCGAGGGTAAAATTCAAGTTGAGCTCCTAGCGGATCTTGATGCTACCCTAACTACCGAGCCCAACGACATCAGGTTCCGGGGTAAGGCCCATTTCTCGGATGGTGTCCTCAAAACTTGGTGCGAGGACACTTACACTCTGGGTTGGCTGACCGGAACTTGTGATGTCATCACAAATCCAGTACCTGACACCAGGTTGGTGGTTCGGCCTCAATCGGCGATTCCGAACAGGATTCCGTGTCTGCTACATGTACCAGACTACAGTGGCAACACGGAGACACTGAGGAAACTGATCACGAGGCAAAACCGCCACCTCAACATCAGATCATGGACCCTGACACACGAACGAAGAACTCAGGACCCGACAGGCGTGTCCCTCTTCTTTCGTGTGCCAGAGTTTGAGATCTCTAAAATCAAAGAGCATAATCGGCGTTTATACTACCTGATGGGGAACATCTATATCCGCATCCTGGATAGAGATGAGCCCTCGCAGGTGGCCAACGCCCCACCAACTGCTGCCAGCACATCGGGGGTGGCGTCGTCGGGGCCGGGGCTGCCCACGTCCCTGACGGGGGCGGCTTCGGTCACCGGGGCACACGTCCCTATGGAGGTAGCTACACAACCACCGTCACCGGTGCAACTAACTTCGGATGATGAGTTGTTTCAGGAGACCGGGGGGAGTGAATTCAGCGACAGCTGTCTGCGCTCCTCCCCATCGCCGAACTGA
- the LOC125051153 gene encoding MFS-type transporter clz9-like: protein MVRTYKRKTDAGEWSQEKMDEAVNKVQNKKLTIREAAKTFSVPFTSLQRRVTLSRGTIKRRGGQPALDENAEKRLADRLLHLASRGFGITPKAVRKYAFEFAERQNVQHKFDRSAGMAGQDWFHRFLQRNKNISIRKPEGLSRARINGMKEEKVAEFFNTLKTVVDNNNLRGRPECVYNVDETGMPLNNRPPNIIAQKGARDVVSMTSVERGENVTVLACMNAAGQYIPPFVLFKGVRKRDDFLLGMPPGTEVAMTEKGWVTEEAFKLWLQHFNRYRTSGKVVLILDGHASHTSYSVVDLCDSFEIELVLLPPHTSHALQPLDVSFFKPLKTYYHQQATAWQHSHPYQGITKVAFGALFQRAWNQAASVGNATKGFEKTGIFPLNANAIPDYKLIGDIESDIVESQV from the coding sequence ATGGTTCGCACGTACAAAAGAAAGACTGATGCCGGAGAATGGTCTCAAGAAAAAATGGACGAGGCTGTTAATAAAGTCCAGAACAAAAAGTTGACCATACGAGAAGCTGCTAAGACTTTTTCAGTACCGTTCACGAGCTTACAGAGGAGAGTTACTCTATCCAGGGGTACTATTAAGCGTCGAGGTGGACAACCAGCTTTAGATGAGAATGCAGAAAAGAGGTTAGCTGACCGCCTATTGCACTTGGCAAGTCGTGGCTTCGGTATTACACCCAAAGCGGTACGTAAGTACGCGTTCGAATTTGCAGAACGACAAAACGTACAacacaaatttgatagaaGTGCTGGAATGGCTGGTCAGGACTGGTTTCATCGCTTcttacaaagaaataaaaacatatctaTTCGGAAGCCGGAAGGTCTCTCAAGAGCAAGGATTAATGGTATGAAGGAGGAAAAAGTGGCAGAATTCTTTAATACTTTGAAAACAGTAGTAGATAACAACAATTTAAGAGGAAGACCTGAATGTGTATACAATGTTGATGAAACGGGGATGCCGCTTAATAACCGCCCACCCAACATTATAGCCCAAAAAGGTGCTAGAGATGTTGTCAGCATGACCAGTGTTGAACGAGGTGAAAATGTAACAGTTCTAGCCTGTATGAATGCAGCAGGACAGTACATACCTCCATTTGTTCTATTCAAAGGTGTGCgtaaacgtgacgattttctGTTAGGTATGCCACCGGGTACTGAAGTTGCCATGACAGAAAAGGGCTGGGTCACCGAAGAAGCGTTTAAGTTGTGGCTGCAACATTTCAATCGCTACCGGACCTCAGGAAAAGTAGTTCTAATTTTGGATGGACATGCATCACACACCAGCTATTCAGTGGTAGACTTGTGTGACTCTTTTGAAATTGAACTTGTACTTCTTCCTCCACACACATCACATGCCTTGCAACCACTCGATGTATCGTTTTTCAAACCGCTCAAAACCTATTATCACCAACAAGCTACAGCATGGCAACATTCACATCCGTATCAAGGAATCACAAAAGTCGCTTTTGGAGCACTTTTCCAACGGGCTTGGAATCAGGCTGCTTCTGTTGGGAATGCTACAAAAGGCTTCGAAAAGACTGGAATATTTCCACTAAACGCCAATGCAATACCTGACTACAAGTTAATCGGTGATATAGAGTCGGATATTGTAGAGTCCCAAGTCTAG